One region of Triticum aestivum cultivar Chinese Spring chromosome 6B, IWGSC CS RefSeq v2.1, whole genome shotgun sequence genomic DNA includes:
- the LOC123136229 gene encoding uncharacterized protein, with the protein MCSANNFVELVVHPMQLALHSLDTLLLLHLPDVVPSLLLYQGSINPLFPVGEELQQRMDCVLELLDLASPAQLPLHAPDLATVGLAPDDQQAQIHPFPPPVLHMRRGCGARSREPANGGHRISVSFRPPPDPPRCAMDGRLAAPPPVT; encoded by the exons ATGTGCTCGGCCAACAACTTCGTTGAACTGGTGGTACACCCGATGCAACTTGCCCTGCACTCCCTGGACACATTGCTTCTTCTACATCTACCTGATGTTGTCCCTTCTCTTCTTCTCTATCAGGGCAGCATCAACCCCCTTTTCCCTGTCGGTGAGGAACTCCAGCAGAGGATGGACTGTGTTTTGGAGCTCCTCGATCTGGCCTCCCCCGCTCAGTTGCCGCTCCATGCTCCGGATCTGGCCACAGTAGGCCTCGCCCCCGACGACCAACAGGCTCAGATCCATCCCTTCCCTCCTCCTGTCCTCCACATGCGTAGGGGCTGTGGCGCCAGATCAAG GGAGCCTGCCAATGGAGGTCACCGCATCTCCGTCTCGTTCCGTCCGCCGCCGGATCCACCACGTTGTGCCATGGATGGGCGCcttgcagctcctcctcccgtcacCTAA